One Streptomyces hundungensis DNA segment encodes these proteins:
- a CDS encoding DUF805 domain-containing protein, which produces MHYYIDVLKKYATFKGRATRAEFWMFVLIDTIITAALYFGGPALGLGMTPVLVYTLATALPNMAVTVRRFHDTGRSGWNVLWSIIPIGALAVLIMCAGASSTDESYGAYPGTADPLPAV; this is translated from the coding sequence ATGCATTACTACATTGATGTGCTCAAGAAGTACGCCACGTTCAAGGGCCGGGCCACCCGCGCCGAGTTCTGGATGTTCGTGCTGATCGACACCATCATCACGGCCGCGCTCTACTTCGGCGGACCGGCTCTGGGCCTCGGCATGACGCCCGTACTCGTCTACACCCTGGCGACGGCCCTGCCGAACATGGCCGTGACCGTCCGCCGGTTCCACGACACCGGCCGGTCCGGCTGGAACGTGCTGTGGAGCATCATCCCCATCGGGGCGCTCGCAGTACTGATCATGTGCGCCGGCGCAAGCTCGACCGACGAGTCGTACGGGGCGTACCCCGGCACCGCCGACCCGCTGCCCGCCGTCTAA
- a CDS encoding SMI1/KNR4 family protein, with translation MDNFKQLVERVAAKAAESERLRPPVSTEALNEAEQRLGFPLHPLLAALYSKVGNGGFGPMDALLPLSGNSNPDDEEAAVEGYLGRVPATDADTWWSWPKGVLPILDWGCAMVACVDCRNDDGTVLLFEPNAISEQDLSRAWFVDAGSLAEWLETWLAGRGWYEEDVADEGFDMAPWPEASARL, from the coding sequence GTGGACAACTTTAAGCAGTTGGTTGAACGAGTCGCAGCCAAGGCAGCCGAAAGCGAGCGGCTCCGGCCCCCGGTCTCAACGGAGGCTCTGAACGAAGCCGAGCAGAGGCTCGGCTTTCCTCTGCACCCTCTCCTCGCCGCGCTGTACTCGAAGGTGGGCAACGGCGGGTTCGGCCCGATGGATGCGCTGCTGCCTCTGTCCGGTAACTCAAATCCGGATGACGAGGAGGCCGCGGTCGAGGGCTACTTGGGACGGGTCCCGGCTACGGATGCGGACACCTGGTGGTCGTGGCCCAAGGGCGTCCTGCCCATCCTGGACTGGGGTTGTGCCATGGTCGCGTGCGTCGACTGCCGGAACGACGACGGAACGGTCCTCCTCTTCGAGCCGAATGCGATCAGCGAGCAGGACCTGTCCCGAGCGTGGTTTGTGGATGCGGGCAGTTTGGCAGAGTGGCTTGAGACCTGGCTGGCGGGCCGGGGATGGTACGAGGAGGACGTAGCGGACGAAGGCTTCGACATGGCGCCGTGGCCCGAGGCTTCCGCGCGGTTGTAG
- a CDS encoding vWA domain-containing protein encodes MPGVQNYINHVALVLDASSSMSHLSRKVVEVADQQITYLARRSQELDQETRVTVYVFADKVECVIYDKDVLRMPSLKEMYRTGGMTALLAATLKSQGELGQTAQLYGDHSFLTFVLTDGQENASHRCPDAPSTNPRELVQAVAQLVATQQDNWTLAVLVPDQMGKREAMQCGFPKDNIAIWDATSTQGLEEAGQVIQQATEKFMVGRAQGIRGSRAVFSTGADAVNKDTIEAAGLTPVDPAKYQLIPVARDAGIREWVVECGHTYRTGGAYYQLSKAEKIQAGKQIAVLEKKTDRVFTGPQARALLGLPDTEVRVKADHNDDFTIFVQSTSVNRKLVAHTRLLLMI; translated from the coding sequence ATGCCCGGAGTCCAGAACTACATCAATCACGTTGCCCTGGTGCTGGACGCGAGTTCGTCCATGTCGCATCTGAGCCGGAAGGTCGTCGAGGTAGCCGACCAGCAGATCACGTATCTGGCCCGCCGCTCACAGGAGTTGGACCAGGAGACTCGTGTCACGGTGTACGTCTTCGCCGACAAGGTGGAGTGCGTCATCTATGACAAGGACGTGTTGCGCATGCCGTCCCTCAAGGAGATGTACCGGACTGGCGGGATGACGGCGCTGCTCGCCGCGACCCTCAAGTCGCAAGGGGAGCTCGGGCAGACGGCGCAGCTGTACGGCGACCACAGCTTCCTGACGTTCGTCCTGACCGACGGACAGGAGAACGCCAGCCACCGCTGTCCCGACGCCCCCAGCACCAACCCGCGGGAACTCGTGCAAGCCGTAGCCCAGTTGGTTGCGACGCAGCAGGACAACTGGACGCTGGCCGTGCTCGTGCCGGACCAGATGGGCAAGCGTGAAGCCATGCAGTGCGGCTTCCCGAAGGACAACATCGCGATATGGGACGCCACGAGCACCCAGGGCCTCGAGGAGGCGGGGCAGGTCATTCAGCAGGCCACCGAAAAGTTCATGGTGGGCCGCGCCCAGGGCATCCGCGGTTCGCGGGCGGTGTTCTCCACGGGGGCCGACGCCGTCAACAAGGACACCATCGAGGCAGCGGGTCTCACCCCGGTCGACCCGGCGAAGTACCAACTGATTCCGGTGGCCCGCGACGCGGGGATACGGGAGTGGGTCGTCGAATGTGGACACACCTACCGGACGGGGGGTGCGTACTACCAGTTGAGCAAGGCGGAGAAGATTCAGGCCGGCAAGCAGATCGCGGTGCTGGAGAAGAAGACGGACCGGGTGTTCACGGGGCCGCAGGCCCGCGCCCTGCTCGGCCTGCCCGACACGGAGGTCCGCGTCAAGGCGGACCACAACGACGACTTCACGATCTTCGTACAGAGCACCAGCGTGAACCGCAAGCTCGTTGCGCACACGCGGCTGCTGCTGATGATCTGA
- a CDS encoding winged helix-turn-helix transcriptional regulator: MAKAPRRGPYICGIDAALDVVSGKWKGLILWELDTHGVRRFAELRRGLPGVSEKMLTQHLREMEVDGLVHRKVHAEVPPRVEYSLTEHGRTLNQALGPLGAWGTQRMRREGYEAVDVAET, translated from the coding sequence ATGGCCAAGGCGCCGAGACGCGGGCCTTATATCTGCGGCATCGATGCTGCGCTCGACGTGGTGAGCGGCAAGTGGAAGGGGCTGATCCTCTGGGAACTCGATACCCATGGCGTACGCCGCTTCGCCGAGCTCCGTCGCGGTCTGCCGGGAGTGAGCGAGAAGATGCTGACGCAGCACCTCCGCGAGATGGAGGTGGACGGACTCGTGCACCGGAAGGTCCATGCCGAGGTGCCTCCGCGTGTGGAGTACTCCCTGACTGAGCACGGGCGCACGCTCAATCAAGCGCTCGGGCCGCTCGGCGCGTGGGGGACTCAGCGAATGCGTCGCGAAGGCTACGAAGCGGTCGACGTAGCCGAGACCTGA
- a CDS encoding NAD(P)-dependent oxidoreductase — protein sequence MNEQQNRITRQKSPVTVIGLGPMGQAMTRTLLTAGHPVTVWNRTASRADGVVTAGAALASTPGEAVEAGDLVILSLTDYRAMYDVLDSTTESLAGRTLVNLSSDTPDRTREAATWAAGHGAAFLTGGVMVPAPMVGTEAAHVYYSGPEEAMKSHLATLTLLGTPRYLGDDPGLAQMMYQAQLALFLTTLSGLMHATAMLGTAGMKAREALPELLSSADSIGDILRAGEENPGAALDAGEHPGDLSTVTMMGATSDHIVETSTSLGLDLALPLAVQTHYRRAIKDGHGSDNWTRIIDSIRGPR from the coding sequence GTGAACGAACAACAGAACCGCATCACCAGGCAGAAGAGCCCTGTCACCGTGATCGGGCTTGGTCCTATGGGGCAGGCGATGACACGCACCCTCCTCACTGCCGGCCACCCAGTCACCGTTTGGAACCGCACCGCCAGTCGGGCCGACGGCGTCGTCACCGCCGGAGCGGCGCTCGCGTCGACACCCGGGGAGGCGGTCGAAGCAGGCGACCTCGTCATCCTCAGCCTCACCGACTACCGGGCCATGTACGACGTCCTCGACAGCACCACCGAATCGCTCGCCGGACGGACGCTGGTCAACCTGAGCTCTGACACTCCCGACCGCACACGTGAGGCGGCAACTTGGGCAGCGGGCCACGGCGCCGCCTTCCTTACGGGAGGTGTCATGGTCCCCGCGCCGATGGTCGGCACCGAGGCAGCGCATGTCTACTACAGCGGCCCCGAAGAGGCGATGAAGAGTCACTTGGCGACGTTGACTCTGCTCGGCACACCAAGGTATCTGGGCGATGACCCGGGCCTCGCCCAGATGATGTACCAAGCTCAACTCGCCTTGTTCCTCACCACCCTGTCCGGACTGATGCACGCCACCGCGATGCTGGGCACCGCAGGAATGAAGGCCCGGGAAGCACTGCCGGAGTTGCTCTCCTCCGCCGACTCGATCGGCGACATCCTGAGGGCTGGAGAGGAGAACCCCGGTGCCGCGCTCGATGCTGGAGAGCATCCCGGCGACCTCAGCACGGTCACCATGATGGGTGCGACGTCCGATCACATCGTCGAGACCAGCACGTCACTCGGCCTCGACCTAGCGCTCCCGCTGGCCGTGCAGACCCACTATCGGCGCGCGATCAAGGATGGACACGGCAGCGACAACTGGACCCGAATCATCGACAGCATCCGCGGACCGCGCTGA
- a CDS encoding MBL fold metallo-hydrolase — protein MTPATAPASSDLQQIAPGVFVWRPGQDGVWGLANCGLITSQGESLLIDTPYTPALTDDFLEAARAATGHNALTRVAITHANGDHTWGLQQLPDAEIIATRATLEHQCLEPTPPQLTALGRSSDPDQPLGWYFRQHFGRFDFSDIRVLAPTTTFAGRLDVQVGAVPAVLLEVGPAHTVGDLIVHLPEQRVVFAGDIAFAGDHPPHWAGPLHRISDACARILALDPEWIVPGHGPVMTPDDLRAYMAYLDDLADQAATMYAQGRTSSEAVRILIKEGRYPGLGLPERLAITLGTEFRHLSEDSADVDMVALVNQAAHIAWDLASADSRSR, from the coding sequence ATGACACCTGCCACGGCACCTGCTTCATCTGACTTGCAACAGATCGCCCCTGGAGTGTTCGTGTGGCGACCCGGACAGGACGGCGTATGGGGGCTGGCCAACTGCGGTCTGATCACGTCTCAAGGTGAGTCGCTGTTGATCGATACCCCCTACACGCCCGCCCTGACCGACGATTTCCTCGAAGCCGCCCGCGCGGCAACCGGTCACAACGCGCTGACCCGGGTCGCCATCACCCACGCCAATGGTGACCACACCTGGGGTCTTCAGCAGCTCCCCGACGCCGAGATCATCGCGACCCGGGCCACTCTGGAACACCAATGTCTGGAGCCAACACCCCCACAACTGACCGCACTTGGTCGCTCCAGCGACCCCGACCAGCCCCTGGGCTGGTACTTCCGCCAGCACTTCGGACGGTTCGACTTCTCGGACATACGGGTGCTCGCCCCGACCACCACGTTCGCTGGCCGGCTCGACGTGCAGGTCGGTGCCGTACCCGCGGTGCTGCTCGAAGTCGGCCCGGCACACACCGTAGGTGACCTGATCGTCCATCTGCCCGAGCAGCGCGTCGTCTTCGCCGGTGACATCGCTTTCGCCGGCGATCACCCGCCCCACTGGGCCGGCCCCCTCCACCGGATCTCCGACGCCTGTGCGCGCATCCTGGCACTCGACCCGGAGTGGATCGTGCCCGGCCACGGCCCCGTCATGACCCCCGACGACCTGCGCGCGTACATGGCCTACCTCGACGACCTGGCCGACCAAGCGGCCACGATGTACGCCCAGGGCCGGACCTCGAGCGAAGCCGTCCGCATCCTGATCAAGGAAGGTCGCTACCCCGGCCTGGGGCTGCCGGAGCGGCTCGCGATCACCCTCGGCACGGAGTTCCGCCACCTCAGCGAGGACTCCGCCGACGTCGACATGGTCGCCCTGGTGAACCAGGCAGCGCACATCGCATGGGACCTCGCGTCGGCGGACTCGCGATCGCGCTAG
- a CDS encoding sigma-70 family RNA polymerase sigma factor, which yields MKETVHIGGVRQAGPDLAELLALSARGDEQAFSSVYDAVIGPVFGLVRSVLRDPAQSEEVAQEVLVDVWRTAARYEPARGGVMNWVLTLAHRRAVDRVRSAQAAAERDTKAALLARTPDFDQVSDEVETRLERESVRRCLRTLTELQRESVTLAYYRGLTYREVSELLSVPLGTIKTRLRDGLIRLRDCLGVTA from the coding sequence GTGAAAGAAACCGTGCACATCGGTGGAGTACGGCAGGCCGGCCCCGACCTGGCCGAGCTCCTGGCCCTGTCCGCCCGCGGTGACGAGCAGGCGTTCTCCTCCGTGTACGACGCCGTCATCGGGCCCGTCTTCGGGCTGGTCCGCAGCGTCCTGCGCGACCCTGCCCAGTCCGAGGAAGTCGCTCAGGAGGTACTGGTCGACGTGTGGCGCACGGCCGCCCGGTACGAGCCCGCGCGGGGAGGCGTCATGAACTGGGTCCTCACCCTCGCCCACCGCCGGGCCGTGGACCGGGTCCGCTCGGCGCAGGCCGCGGCCGAACGCGACACGAAAGCGGCACTGCTCGCCCGCACCCCCGACTTCGACCAGGTGAGCGACGAAGTGGAGACCCGTCTCGAACGGGAGTCCGTACGCCGCTGCCTGCGCACCCTGACCGAACTCCAGCGCGAGTCGGTCACCCTCGCCTACTACCGCGGGTTGACCTATCGCGAAGTCAGCGAGCTGCTGTCCGTGCCGCTCGGCACCATCAAGACCCGCCTGCGCGACGGACTCATCCGACTGCGCGACTGCCTGGGGGTGACCGCGTGA
- a CDS encoding anti-sigma factor, with product MTSADLHTLTGAYALNALSDDEREEFERHLSVCASCTLEVRELAATAGRLGLAMTAPPPAALKADVLRRISTVRQEAPHTGRPLPARGRTGRRRALTRYALAACLAAAVGLGGVAAWQHQQADTAREQAQAAQRQAQQLADVLAAPDAKATHGRLAGDASGTLVVARSRNQAVFLASNMARPPAGKVYQLWFDDAGTMRSAGLMNPAHTAEAVLLSGHVDQASGMGITVEPAGGSVRPTSAPLALMAFPNA from the coding sequence GTGACCAGCGCCGACCTGCACACGCTGACCGGTGCCTACGCACTGAACGCGCTCTCTGACGACGAACGCGAGGAGTTCGAGCGCCACCTCTCCGTCTGCGCGTCCTGCACCCTGGAAGTGCGTGAACTGGCCGCCACCGCAGGCCGTTTGGGGCTTGCCATGACCGCCCCTCCCCCGGCGGCGCTCAAAGCGGACGTGCTGCGCAGGATCAGCACCGTACGGCAAGAAGCCCCCCACACCGGACGTCCGCTCCCCGCCAGGGGACGCACCGGCCGCCGGCGCGCCCTGACGCGGTACGCACTCGCCGCCTGTCTCGCCGCCGCGGTCGGGCTCGGCGGGGTCGCCGCCTGGCAGCATCAGCAAGCCGACACCGCACGGGAGCAGGCCCAGGCCGCGCAGCGACAGGCACAGCAACTGGCCGACGTCCTTGCCGCCCCCGACGCCAAGGCGACCCACGGTCGGCTCGCGGGTGACGCCAGCGGCACCCTCGTCGTCGCCCGGAGCCGGAACCAGGCGGTGTTCCTGGCGTCCAACATGGCTCGACCGCCCGCGGGAAAGGTCTACCAGCTCTGGTTCGACGACGCGGGCACCATGCGGTCGGCCGGCCTCATGAACCCCGCCCACACCGCTGAAGCGGTGCTGCTGTCCGGTCACGTCGACCAGGCGTCCGGCATGGGCATCACCGTCGAACCGGCGGGCGGTTCCGTCCGGCCCACCTCCGCACCCCTCGCCCTCATGGCGTTCCCCAACGCCTGA
- a CDS encoding tautomerase family protein, with protein sequence MAVVELFGIPRHRWGIGGVPATMSTPIVSLNVREAALHVPGVDNAPTQLITSITDAVVEVFGESVRRHVTVYVVGVPAGRSGVGGEVDPPPAN encoded by the coding sequence ATGGCGGTCGTCGAGCTGTTCGGCATTCCACGCCACCGCTGGGGCATCGGCGGCGTGCCCGCCACCATGAGCACACCGATCGTCTCGCTGAACGTGCGAGAAGCGGCGTTGCACGTGCCGGGCGTCGACAACGCCCCCACGCAACTGATCACGTCCATCACCGATGCCGTGGTCGAGGTCTTCGGCGAATCCGTCCGACGGCATGTGACTGTGTACGTCGTCGGCGTCCCCGCAGGGCGCTCCGGCGTCGGCGGCGAAGTGGACCCGCCCCCAGCGAACTGA
- a CDS encoding MarR family winged helix-turn-helix transcriptional regulator produces MPRMVGRAKRIRVPEELQSLALAPRHLSLLSYLLFDGPMTVNDLAARLEVAPTTVSLMVSELSRKDILERREDASDRRRRIVSITESKRPSIDAWLARGARAWHQALHPLTAEQRQMFVQTLRAYEAAMADEGD; encoded by the coding sequence ATGCCGCGCATGGTGGGACGCGCGAAGCGGATCCGGGTGCCCGAGGAGCTCCAGTCGCTCGCGCTCGCGCCGCGGCACCTGTCGCTGCTGTCCTATCTGCTGTTCGACGGTCCGATGACCGTGAACGATCTGGCCGCCCGTCTGGAGGTCGCCCCGACCACCGTCAGCCTCATGGTCAGCGAGCTGAGCCGGAAGGACATCCTGGAACGGCGCGAGGACGCATCGGACCGGCGTCGGCGCATCGTCAGTATCACTGAGAGCAAACGACCCTCCATCGACGCCTGGTTGGCACGGGGAGCACGCGCCTGGCATCAGGCACTGCACCCCCTGACCGCCGAACAGCGGCAGATGTTCGTCCAGACTCTGCGGGCATACGAGGCGGCCATGGCCGATGAAGGCGACTGA
- a CDS encoding amidohydrolase family protein, with protein MPVIDAWMQHPTLRHSNHEMFASLRRWTGQGLLEEPLPVKATVAALAAADVEIGLSAAWYGPQGPLISNDEVAGFVAESEGRLRGVAGADLTRPVQAVREVRRAVEELGFVALRIVPWLWQLPPTDRLYYPLYAACVELDIPFCTQVGHTGPLRPSETGRPIPYIDQVALDFPELTIVCGHIGYPWTTEMIAVADKHANVYIDTSAYTTRRYPPELTDYLRGRGRRKVLFGSNYPMITPAQALEHLDELGLDEEATQLFLSGNARRVFSL; from the coding sequence ATGCCGGTCATCGATGCGTGGATGCAGCACCCCACGCTCCGTCACTCCAACCACGAGATGTTCGCGTCGTTGCGCCGGTGGACGGGTCAGGGGCTGCTGGAGGAACCGTTGCCCGTAAAGGCGACGGTGGCCGCGCTGGCCGCGGCCGATGTCGAGATCGGTCTTTCGGCCGCGTGGTACGGACCGCAGGGGCCGCTGATCAGCAATGACGAGGTGGCCGGGTTCGTCGCCGAGTCCGAGGGCCGGTTGCGCGGAGTGGCCGGCGCAGATCTCACGCGGCCGGTCCAGGCCGTGCGCGAAGTACGCCGGGCCGTGGAGGAACTCGGCTTCGTAGCCCTGCGGATCGTGCCCTGGCTGTGGCAGCTTCCACCCACCGACCGGCTGTACTACCCGCTGTACGCCGCCTGCGTCGAACTCGACATCCCGTTCTGCACCCAGGTCGGACACACCGGTCCGCTGCGTCCGTCCGAGACCGGACGCCCCATCCCGTACATCGACCAGGTCGCCCTCGACTTCCCCGAACTGACCATCGTGTGCGGACACATCGGCTACCCATGGACCACGGAGATGATCGCGGTGGCCGACAAGCACGCGAACGTCTACATCGACACCAGCGCCTACACCACCCGCCGCTATCCGCCCGAACTCACCGACTACCTGCGTGGCCGCGGCCGCAGGAAAGTGCTGTTCGGGAGCAACTACCCCATGATCACCCCCGCTCAGGCGCTGGAACACCTCGACGAGCTGGGCCTGGACGAGGAAGCCACCCAGCTGTTCCTGTCAGGCAACGCACGACGGGTCTTCAGCCTCTGA
- a CDS encoding HAD family hydrolase, which translates to MRGARTLLTRLRDADIPTALVTSGGLAYATHHLARLDIEAHFATLVTADDVTCGTPDPEGYLLACRRLGVRPRDALVFEDSAAGIEAARSSGASCIAVGTPSAALAAKTLAVVDDLADTPVILRAAGGTG; encoded by the coding sequence GTGCGCGGCGCCCGCACGTTGCTGACCCGGCTCCGCGACGCGGACATCCCCACCGCCCTGGTCACCTCCGGCGGACTGGCATACGCGACCCACCACCTGGCCCGCCTCGACATCGAGGCTCACTTCGCGACGCTCGTCACGGCGGACGACGTCACGTGCGGCACACCGGACCCCGAGGGATACCTGCTGGCGTGCCGCCGACTGGGCGTGCGTCCGAGGGACGCGCTCGTCTTCGAGGACTCGGCCGCGGGCATCGAAGCGGCCCGTTCGAGCGGCGCCTCCTGCATCGCGGTCGGCACGCCGTCGGCAGCTCTCGCGGCGAAAACGCTGGCCGTGGTCGACGACCTGGCCGACACGCCCGTGATTCTGAGGGCGGCGGGTGGAACGGGGTAA
- a CDS encoding CGNR zinc finger domain-containing protein — MFGGDDRHLVRHCAGASCTRLFLDRSRAGNRRWCDKLSCGSRANASAYRRRKSASLPSGAVPPSPHDA; from the coding sequence CTGTTCGGCGGTGACGACCGACACCTCGTACGGCACTGCGCCGGCGCGAGCTGCACCCGGCTCTTCCTCGACCGTTCGCGAGCGGGCAATCGGCGCTGGTGCGACAAGCTGTCCTGCGGGAGCCGGGCCAACGCCTCCGCCTATCGCCGCCGCAAGTCCGCCTCCCTTCCCTCCGGGGCGGTGCCGCCCAGCCCTCACGACGCCTGA
- a CDS encoding TetR/AcrR family transcriptional regulator — protein sequence MTLDGEMAPAPTPGSLRPGGRTARVREAVLKAAGDTLAEQGFEGLDLADIARIAGVGKTTVYRRWGTPALLAADLLEDMAEQSLPRAHTGSLEGDLRANARLVARTLVDPRQGPLFRALIAASLCNSQAQQALHRFYAVRIEEWAGCVTEAEQRGEVPEGTDAKAVVAAVSAPLYYAMLNTGDPVDEAQADRAAAAACAAARAGLYREVDRSQ from the coding sequence ATGACGCTCGATGGTGAGATGGCGCCCGCCCCGACGCCGGGCAGTCTCCGCCCTGGCGGGCGTACCGCACGCGTCCGTGAAGCGGTGCTGAAGGCAGCCGGGGACACCCTCGCCGAGCAGGGCTTCGAGGGCCTCGACCTCGCCGACATCGCCCGCATCGCAGGCGTCGGCAAGACCACCGTCTACCGCCGCTGGGGTACCCCGGCCCTCCTCGCCGCCGACCTCCTGGAGGACATGGCCGAGCAGTCCCTGCCCCGCGCACACACCGGGAGCCTCGAAGGGGACCTGCGCGCCAACGCCCGTCTGGTCGCCCGCACCCTTGTCGATCCGCGCCAGGGTCCGCTCTTCCGCGCGCTGATCGCGGCGTCCCTCTGCAACTCCCAGGCCCAGCAGGCACTTCACCGCTTCTACGCCGTCCGCATCGAGGAATGGGCGGGCTGCGTCACCGAGGCCGAACAGCGCGGCGAGGTACCCGAAGGCACCGACGCCAAGGCGGTCGTCGCGGCCGTCTCCGCCCCGCTTTACTACGCGATGCTCAACACGGGTGACCCCGTCGACGAGGCTCAAGCCGACCGGGCGGCGGCCGCGGCGTGCGCGGCGGCGCGTGCGGGGCTCTACCGCGAGGTGGACCGGTCGCAGTAG
- a CDS encoding MFS transporter: MSTTRTVSRGETTRVAAATLEAEPQHLTRRLKVVLAVLLVAQFMLAVDFSILNVALPAIGDGLGFSLSNLQWIATAFALSAAGFTLFFGRIGDLMGRKRVFLGGLAVLGLSSLIGGLATTPEVLIAARIAQGLATAAVTPAGLSLLTTAFPEGPLRQKALGLNGALMSAGFTTGAILGGILTDLLSWRWAFFINVPVAVAVLLIAPAVIKDSRPERRPKMDLPGALSVTLGLLGIVYGLTQAGEHGFAHPAALMGLLVGAVLLVVFWFVERRVEEPLVPLRILKRPSVTWGNILGLLAFVTETSLVYLLTLYMQKTLNFSALTAGISFGVLGLGTVVGGMLAPRVIAKYSTLTALVAGGLIQTAFTAVLLLLGPESASMWLLLPATFFGGIGNMLVIVGFMVTATSGLPDSEQGLATGLATMSQQIGITMGTPVMSAVVTAATSGAVTAGAILHGVTVAIGVNAALVLLGVLIATVFLRNRKQPAHS; this comes from the coding sequence ATGTCCACGACTCGAACCGTGTCCCGGGGCGAAACCACCCGGGTTGCAGCCGCCACCCTCGAGGCGGAACCGCAGCACCTCACCCGCCGCCTGAAGGTGGTCCTCGCCGTCCTCCTCGTCGCCCAGTTCATGCTGGCCGTCGACTTCTCCATCCTCAACGTGGCTCTTCCCGCGATCGGCGACGGCCTCGGCTTCTCCCTCTCCAACCTCCAGTGGATCGCCACCGCTTTCGCCCTTTCCGCCGCCGGCTTCACCCTCTTCTTCGGCCGCATCGGCGACCTGATGGGCCGCAAGCGCGTCTTCCTGGGCGGCCTGGCCGTCCTCGGTCTGTCCTCCCTGATCGGCGGCCTCGCCACGACACCCGAAGTCCTGATCGCCGCCCGCATCGCCCAGGGCCTGGCCACCGCCGCCGTCACCCCGGCCGGCCTCTCCCTCCTCACCACCGCCTTCCCCGAAGGCCCGCTGCGGCAGAAGGCGCTCGGTCTCAACGGCGCCCTGATGTCGGCGGGTTTCACCACCGGAGCCATCCTTGGCGGCATCCTGACCGACCTGCTCTCCTGGCGCTGGGCGTTCTTCATCAACGTCCCCGTCGCCGTGGCCGTACTCCTCATCGCCCCGGCCGTCATCAAGGACTCCCGGCCCGAGCGGCGCCCGAAGATGGACTTGCCCGGCGCGCTGTCGGTCACCCTTGGCCTGCTCGGCATCGTCTACGGCCTGACCCAGGCCGGCGAACACGGCTTCGCCCACCCGGCCGCCCTCATGGGACTGCTCGTCGGCGCCGTACTCCTGGTCGTCTTCTGGTTCGTCGAGCGCCGGGTCGAAGAGCCGCTGGTCCCGCTGCGGATCCTCAAGCGGCCCTCGGTGACCTGGGGCAACATCCTCGGCCTGCTTGCCTTCGTCACCGAGACCTCCTTGGTCTACCTCCTCACCCTCTACATGCAGAAGACCCTGAACTTCTCCGCCCTCACCGCCGGCATCTCCTTCGGCGTGCTCGGCCTGGGCACCGTCGTCGGCGGCATGCTCGCCCCGCGCGTCATCGCCAAGTACTCGACCCTCACCGCGCTGGTCGCCGGCGGTCTGATCCAGACCGCCTTCACCGCGGTCCTGCTCCTGCTCGGCCCCGAGAGCGCCTCCATGTGGCTGCTGTTGCCCGCCACCTTCTTCGGCGGCATCGGCAACATGCTGGTCATTGTCGGCTTCATGGTCACCGCCACCTCCGGGCTCCCGGACAGTGAGCAGGGACTGGCCACCGGCCTGGCCACCATGTCCCAGCAGATCGGCATCACCATGGGCACGCCGGTCATGTCGGCCGTCGTCACGGCCGCCACCTCCGGGGCCGTCACCGCAGGCGCCATCCTCCACGGCGTCACCGTCGCCATCGGCGTCAACGCCGCCTTGGTCCTTCTCGGTGTCCTCATCGCCACGGTCTTCCTCCGCAACCGCAAGCAGCCCGCGCATTCCTGA